CCACCTTCTCAGCATCCACAAGCAAATAATCAGGAGATACAGACAGAGCCTCAATAGCCTGCTTCATAGCCAAACGAGCTGCCTGTTTAATATTGATCTCATCAATCGTCCGCGCATTTACATAGCCTACTCCTACAGCAATGGCCTTCTCCATAATCAACTCGTAGTATGCTTCTCTCTTCTTGTCCGTCAGTTTTTTGGAATCATCCACGCCCTCCAGCAGCTCACCTACTGGTAAAATAACGGCTGCAGCCACGACATCCCCGAACAAACAGCCTCGGCCTACCTCGTCAATACCAGCGATTCGCTCGCAGGATTGCTCCCAGCACTTTTTTTCATAATGCAGCATGTCCTTCACCACTACCTCTTTGTCTTCCATCCTCAATACCTGCCCATCCATATGTAGTTTACATGCCGTAGCTCTGTATGATGTAATTCAGCTTACCACAGACCCGCACCGTCCAAAACCCTTTTCTACCTACCTTTACATACCAAAACACATAACAAAGAACCTTCCTCCTCTCCGGAGAGATGGGGAAGGTTCTTCCTTGCCGCAATTTGCTATGTTCTGTCTTGGGCACACCGACCACAATCAGTAAGGGGCTTCCAAACTAAAACGTCCCAGCTTCCCTGCACGCAGCTCGCGCAAAATAATTTTTGACGCCTTTTCGAGATCTACACGTCCGCCACTAACAATACAGCCACGTTTACGTCCGATAGCCTCCATAACGCTGACAACATCATCGGGATTTTCTGTATCCTCAGGACGTTCGGTAAGCTCAAAACGCTCTGCCATGGCATCCCAATAATATTGGACAAAATATTTTGTTGCGAAAAAGGCGATATCCTCTACATTCAGAATTTCTTCCTTGATCGCTCCTGTAACTGCCAGACGATAGCCAACGTTCTGATC
This DNA window, taken from Paenibacillus kribbensis, encodes the following:
- a CDS encoding ribonuclease HII → MEDKEVVVKDMLHYEKKCWEQSCERIAGIDEVGRGCLFGDVVAAAVILPVGELLEGVDDSKKLTDKKREAYYELIMEKAIAVGVGYVNARTIDEINIKQAARLAMKQAIEALSVSPDYLLVDAEKVDVPIPQLSIIKGDANSQSIAAASIIAKVTRDRLCRGEWDAKYPEYGIGIHKGYATKLHREQILALGPTEMHRRSFLGNLLTEQPTLFDL